The Quercus robur chromosome 7, dhQueRobu3.1, whole genome shotgun sequence genome has a segment encoding these proteins:
- the LOC126692314 gene encoding uncharacterized protein LOC126692314, with the protein MDKMIAFKTIQTSFTATTKHAFFHTARPSNTKNSFLCLSKPNDDSNSEASSPEGDTRKQDLLARIAMLQAQKVRLTDYLDERSAYLAEFGEETNAEFDKIGEDALKGLDEASSRIMGNIESRMQAFEESVELNKLEIVENENKLEEFEDQIENDRNEWLFFKNLRQSTPADKAKAKEETEKIKEVTKESAGSETRRKIYLALIGLIVISIADSLLSSSSDWRKVAVLGAILVALLSQFIYEQRMSSETENTEKGKTEEEKK; encoded by the exons ATGGATAAGATGATTGCTTTCAAAACCATTCAAACCTCTTTCACTGCTACTACCAAACATGCATTTTTCCACACAGCAAGACCCTCCAACACAAAGAATTCTTTCCTGTGTCTCAGCAAGCCCAATGATGACTCCAATTCAGAAGCTTCTTCACCAGAAGGAGATACCCGTAAGCAAGATCTTCTTGCCAGAATTGCAATGCTTCAAGCTCAAAAAGTCCGTCTCACCGACTACTTAGATGAAAGGTCAGCTTATCTAGCAGAATTTGGTGAAGAAACCAACGCTGAATTCGACAAGATTGGAGAAGATGCCCTCAAAGGACTTGATGAAGCTAGTTCCAGG ATAATGGGGAATATAGAGAGCCGCATGCAAGCTTTTGAGGAATCTGTAGAATTGAACAAGCTGGAGATTGTGGAGAATGAAAACAAGTTAGAAGAGTTTGAAGATCAGATTGAGAATGATAGGAATGAATGGCTTTTCTTCAAGAACCTGAGGCAGAGCACACCTGCAGATAAAGCAAAAGCTAAGGAGGAAACAGAGAAGATAAAAGAGGTTACTAAAGAGAGCGCTGGATCAGAAACTAGGAGGAAAATTTACCTTGCATTAATAGGCCTTATAGTAATTAGCATAGCTGATTCTCTCTTGTCTTCTTCGTCTGACTGGAGAAAGGTTGCAGTTTTAGGAGCAATTCTAGTGGCTTTGCTTTCGCAGTTCATCTATGAGCAAAGGATGTCATCAGAGACAGAAAATACAGAAAAGGGAAAGacagaggaagaaaagaagtga
- the LOC126692315 gene encoding protein NRT1/ PTR FAMILY 8.1 isoform X1 produces MLGGNICQVSPWTKTTKNSMAEDDIYTQDGTVDNKGNPADRRKTGHWKACRFILGNECCERLAYYGMSTNLVNYLEDRLNQGNATASNNVTNWSGTCYITPLIGAFIADAYLGRYWTIASFVIIYVLGMTFLTVTASVPGLKPSCDTNGCHPTQKQSALVFVALYMIALGTGGIKPCVSSFGADQFDESFEKERKQKSSFFNWFYFSINIGALIASSVLVWIQMNVGWGWGFGVPAVAMAIAVIFFFSGSRLYRHQKPGGSPLTRIFRVIVASFRKAHVEVPYDKSLLYETIDEERTIVGSRKLEHTNKLRWFDKAAVETEADRTKGLKDPWRLCTVTEVEELKAIIRILPIWASGIVFSTVYSQMSTMFVIQGNTMDQHMGPNFKIPSASLSLFDTLSVIFWAPVYDRLIVPCARRFTGKERGFTQLQRMGIGLAISIFSMITAGVLEVVRLNYVRRNNYYDLEYIPMSIFWQVPQYFLIGCSEVFTFIGQLEFFYDQAPDAMRSLCSALSLTTVALGNYLSTLLVTIVTNVTTKNGKLGWIPDNLNRGHLDYFYWLLAILSLLNFFAYLWISKWYTYKKAIAFGQTK; encoded by the exons ATGTTGGGTGGCAATATTTGTCAG GTAAGTCCTTGGACAAAGACTACCAAAAATTCTATGGCAGAGGATGATATCTATACACAGGATGGCACCGTGGATAACAAAGGGAATCCTGCTGACAGGAGAAAGACTGGACACTGGAAAGCTTGCCGTTTTATTCTTG GAAATGAATGTTGTGAAAGGTTGGCATACTATGGGATGAGTACCAATCTGGTGAATTATCTTGAAGATCGTCTCAATCAGGGAAATGCCACAGCCTCCAATAATGTTACCAATTGGTCTGGGACCTGCTATATCACACCATTGATTGGAGCCTTTATAGCTGATGCTTACTTGGGAAGATATTGGACAATTGCTAGTTTCGTAATCATCTATGTTTTG GGTATGACTTTCTTAACAGTGACTGCTTCCGTCCCTGGACTAAAGCCATCATGCGATACAAATGGTTGCCACccaacacaaaaacaaagtgCATTAGTCTTTGTAGCACTTTATATGATTGCTCTTGGGACCGGTGGAATCAAGCCATGCGTATCTTCGTTTGGTGCTGATCAATTTGATGAAAGTTTTGAAAAGGAGAGGAAACAGAAGAGCTCTTTCTTCAACTGGTTTTACTTTTCCATCAATATTGGAGCCCTTATTGCTTCCTCAGTTTTGGTCTGGATTCAAATGAATGTAGGCTGGGGATGGGGGTTTGGAGTCCCGGCAGTGGCAATGGCCATTgcagttattttctttttctcaggTAGCCGGTTGTACCGGCATCAGAAACCTGGAGGGAGTCCTCTTACAAGGATTTTCCGGGTCATTGTTGCATCCTTCCGGAAGGCTCATGTTGAGGTACCTTATGATAAGTCTCTTCTTTATGAGACCATAGATGAGGAACGTACTATCGTAGGAAGCCGCAAGCTTGAACACACAAACAAGTTAAG ATGGTTTGACAAGGCTGCtgtggagactgaagcagaccGCACTAAGGGCTTGAAAGACCCTTGGAGACTCTGCACAGTGACAGAAGTGGAGGAACTCAAGGCCATTATTAGGATACTCCCAATATGGGCATCTGGTATAGTCTTCTCTACCGTTTACAGTCAAATGAGCACCATGTTTGTTATACAAGGTAACACAATGGACCAACACATGGGCCCTAATTTCAAGATTCCATCGGCATCCCTCTCCCTTTTCGACACTCTTAGTGTGATCTTCTGGGCCCCTGTGTATGACCGGCTCATTGTCCCATGTGCAAGGAGGTTTACTGGCAAAGAACGGGGCTTCACTCAGCTCCAGCGAATGGGCATTGGCCTTGCCATTTCTATATTTTCCATGATCACTGCTGGGGTTTTGGAGGTTGTTCGGCTAAATTATGTTAGAAGGAACAATTACTATGACCTTGAGTACATTCCCATGTCAATTTTCTGGCAAGTACCACAGTATTTTCTTATTGGATGTTCAGAAGTATTCACTTTCATTGGACAGTTGGAGTTTTTCTATGACCAAGCACCTGATGCTATGAGAAGTCTGTGCTCAGCTTTGTCACTCACAACTGTAGCATTGGGGAATTACTTGAGCACGTTGCTTGTTACAATTGTGACAAACGTCACCACAAAGAATGGGAAGCTTGGTTGGATTCCAGATAATTTGAACAGAGGCCATCTTGACTACTTCTATTGGCTCTTGGCCATTCTCAGCCTGCTGAACTTCTTTGCGTATCTCTGGATATCTAAGTGGTATACATACAAGAAGGCAATAGCATTTGGGCAAACAAAGTGA
- the LOC126692315 gene encoding protein NRT1/ PTR FAMILY 8.1 isoform X2 — translation MAEDDIYTQDGTVDNKGNPADRRKTGHWKACRFILGNECCERLAYYGMSTNLVNYLEDRLNQGNATASNNVTNWSGTCYITPLIGAFIADAYLGRYWTIASFVIIYVLGMTFLTVTASVPGLKPSCDTNGCHPTQKQSALVFVALYMIALGTGGIKPCVSSFGADQFDESFEKERKQKSSFFNWFYFSINIGALIASSVLVWIQMNVGWGWGFGVPAVAMAIAVIFFFSGSRLYRHQKPGGSPLTRIFRVIVASFRKAHVEVPYDKSLLYETIDEERTIVGSRKLEHTNKLRWFDKAAVETEADRTKGLKDPWRLCTVTEVEELKAIIRILPIWASGIVFSTVYSQMSTMFVIQGNTMDQHMGPNFKIPSASLSLFDTLSVIFWAPVYDRLIVPCARRFTGKERGFTQLQRMGIGLAISIFSMITAGVLEVVRLNYVRRNNYYDLEYIPMSIFWQVPQYFLIGCSEVFTFIGQLEFFYDQAPDAMRSLCSALSLTTVALGNYLSTLLVTIVTNVTTKNGKLGWIPDNLNRGHLDYFYWLLAILSLLNFFAYLWISKWYTYKKAIAFGQTK, via the exons ATGGCAGAGGATGATATCTATACACAGGATGGCACCGTGGATAACAAAGGGAATCCTGCTGACAGGAGAAAGACTGGACACTGGAAAGCTTGCCGTTTTATTCTTG GAAATGAATGTTGTGAAAGGTTGGCATACTATGGGATGAGTACCAATCTGGTGAATTATCTTGAAGATCGTCTCAATCAGGGAAATGCCACAGCCTCCAATAATGTTACCAATTGGTCTGGGACCTGCTATATCACACCATTGATTGGAGCCTTTATAGCTGATGCTTACTTGGGAAGATATTGGACAATTGCTAGTTTCGTAATCATCTATGTTTTG GGTATGACTTTCTTAACAGTGACTGCTTCCGTCCCTGGACTAAAGCCATCATGCGATACAAATGGTTGCCACccaacacaaaaacaaagtgCATTAGTCTTTGTAGCACTTTATATGATTGCTCTTGGGACCGGTGGAATCAAGCCATGCGTATCTTCGTTTGGTGCTGATCAATTTGATGAAAGTTTTGAAAAGGAGAGGAAACAGAAGAGCTCTTTCTTCAACTGGTTTTACTTTTCCATCAATATTGGAGCCCTTATTGCTTCCTCAGTTTTGGTCTGGATTCAAATGAATGTAGGCTGGGGATGGGGGTTTGGAGTCCCGGCAGTGGCAATGGCCATTgcagttattttctttttctcaggTAGCCGGTTGTACCGGCATCAGAAACCTGGAGGGAGTCCTCTTACAAGGATTTTCCGGGTCATTGTTGCATCCTTCCGGAAGGCTCATGTTGAGGTACCTTATGATAAGTCTCTTCTTTATGAGACCATAGATGAGGAACGTACTATCGTAGGAAGCCGCAAGCTTGAACACACAAACAAGTTAAG ATGGTTTGACAAGGCTGCtgtggagactgaagcagaccGCACTAAGGGCTTGAAAGACCCTTGGAGACTCTGCACAGTGACAGAAGTGGAGGAACTCAAGGCCATTATTAGGATACTCCCAATATGGGCATCTGGTATAGTCTTCTCTACCGTTTACAGTCAAATGAGCACCATGTTTGTTATACAAGGTAACACAATGGACCAACACATGGGCCCTAATTTCAAGATTCCATCGGCATCCCTCTCCCTTTTCGACACTCTTAGTGTGATCTTCTGGGCCCCTGTGTATGACCGGCTCATTGTCCCATGTGCAAGGAGGTTTACTGGCAAAGAACGGGGCTTCACTCAGCTCCAGCGAATGGGCATTGGCCTTGCCATTTCTATATTTTCCATGATCACTGCTGGGGTTTTGGAGGTTGTTCGGCTAAATTATGTTAGAAGGAACAATTACTATGACCTTGAGTACATTCCCATGTCAATTTTCTGGCAAGTACCACAGTATTTTCTTATTGGATGTTCAGAAGTATTCACTTTCATTGGACAGTTGGAGTTTTTCTATGACCAAGCACCTGATGCTATGAGAAGTCTGTGCTCAGCTTTGTCACTCACAACTGTAGCATTGGGGAATTACTTGAGCACGTTGCTTGTTACAATTGTGACAAACGTCACCACAAAGAATGGGAAGCTTGGTTGGATTCCAGATAATTTGAACAGAGGCCATCTTGACTACTTCTATTGGCTCTTGGCCATTCTCAGCCTGCTGAACTTCTTTGCGTATCTCTGGATATCTAAGTGGTATACATACAAGAAGGCAATAGCATTTGGGCAAACAAAGTGA